The following proteins come from a genomic window of Irregularibacter muris:
- a CDS encoding XdhC family protein: MEKQYKELLNKISAGHYCVMLSYLDNKNKTMIKKEIITQKDVEGNVHKLPQEILDRMIISLETGKIQIMEGGENTTIIIEPFNSKPRLIVFGGGHISKPLTEFATRVGFSVTVVDDRPSFANIGRFPEVDEVICDSFESTLEKIKFRKTDFVAIVTRGHRYDGVILREVVKHDLAYVGMIGSRRRVKGMIKQLLEEGYAQERLDRVNAPIGLDIAAISPDEIAISIVAQMIDRKNRDRIDKNGKKFTISEFDPGVIEKVYEPSPLPKALITIISAKGSVPRKAGAKMIAYYDGKTIGSIGGGCSEADILTKARDIMLDKGFAIEHVDMTGDVAESEGMVCGGVMDVLIEVF, from the coding sequence TTGGAAAAACAATACAAAGAACTATTGAATAAAATAAGTGCCGGACATTATTGTGTAATGCTAAGCTATCTAGATAATAAAAATAAAACCATGATCAAGAAAGAAATCATCACTCAAAAAGATGTGGAGGGCAATGTCCATAAATTGCCCCAAGAGATTTTAGATAGGATGATTATAAGCTTAGAAACGGGCAAAATCCAAATCATGGAGGGAGGGGAGAATACTACCATTATTATAGAGCCTTTTAATTCAAAACCCCGTCTCATTGTCTTCGGAGGAGGACATATTTCAAAACCCCTCACTGAATTTGCCACTAGGGTAGGTTTTTCCGTTACCGTTGTAGATGATAGACCTTCTTTTGCCAATATTGGAAGATTTCCTGAGGTAGATGAAGTGATTTGTGATAGTTTTGAAAGTACCTTGGAAAAAATTAAATTCCGCAAAACAGATTTTGTAGCCATTGTCACCCGGGGACATAGATATGATGGGGTAATACTTAGAGAAGTAGTGAAACATGATCTTGCCTATGTGGGTATGATTGGTTCAAGGCGAAGGGTTAAGGGAATGATAAAACAATTGCTAGAGGAAGGATATGCTCAGGAAAGACTGGATAGGGTAAATGCTCCTATTGGATTGGATATTGCCGCCATAAGCCCTGATGAAATTGCCATCTCTATAGTAGCTCAAATGATTGATAGAAAAAATAGGGATAGAATAGATAAAAATGGTAAAAAGTTTACTATCTCTGAATTTGATCCTGGGGTAATAGAAAAAGTATATGAGCCGTCCCCCTTACCCAAGGCGTTAATTACAATTATTTCGGCTAAGGGCTCAGTGCCTCGAAAAGCAGGGGCTAAGATGATTGCCTATTATGATGGAAAAACCATAGGGAGTATTGGAGGAGGCTGCAGCGAAGCAGATATATTAACCAAGGCTAGGGATATTATGCTTGACAAGGGTTTTGCCATAGAGCATGTAGATATGACAGGAGATGTAGCAGAATCTGAGGGAATGGTATGCGGAGGCGTTATGGATGTCCTTATAGAAGTATTTTGA
- a CDS encoding ABC transporter substrate-binding protein: MKKISVIKLVGLLLVGILALTGCGTKEDAPSNSNASGETLYRIGISQLIEHPALDDARKGFEDGLKELGLNVEIDYQNAQGDIPNTMSIAQKFTKDKVDLIFAIATSSAQSAKQATSDIPVLFSAVTDPVQSGIVEDWENVGGNVTGTSDKVSTEEQLKMFKDIDPHIKKIGILYNTSESNSEIQIEEVKSIAPQVGLEVETVGVNNVNELSQAIGSLVKKVDALYMITDNMVASSVELTSKTAIEKEMITVSAEETQVRGGLLVTNGLSYYELGKQTAQMAKEILVDKKEVSTIPVGLAQKTITTYNGKTLEALGLDPEISLFKNAVKVGE; encoded by the coding sequence GTGAAAAAAATTAGTGTTATAAAATTAGTAGGTTTATTATTAGTAGGTATTTTAGCTTTAACAGGATGTGGTACAAAGGAAGATGCGCCGAGCAATAGCAATGCTTCTGGTGAAACTCTATATAGAATAGGTATTAGCCAACTCATAGAGCATCCAGCCTTAGATGATGCGAGAAAAGGTTTTGAAGATGGATTAAAAGAACTAGGGCTTAATGTAGAGATAGATTATCAAAATGCCCAGGGAGATATCCCCAATACCATGAGTATAGCCCAAAAATTTACCAAAGACAAAGTGGATCTAATTTTTGCTATAGCAACTTCGTCAGCCCAAAGTGCAAAACAAGCCACATCAGATATCCCTGTGCTATTTAGTGCAGTAACCGATCCAGTACAATCAGGGATTGTAGAAGATTGGGAAAATGTAGGAGGCAATGTTACAGGAACATCAGATAAAGTATCCACAGAAGAACAGCTAAAAATGTTTAAAGATATTGATCCTCATATCAAGAAAATAGGAATTCTATACAACACTAGTGAATCTAACTCAGAAATTCAGATAGAAGAAGTAAAAAGCATAGCCCCCCAAGTCGGTTTAGAAGTAGAGACCGTAGGTGTTAATAACGTAAACGAACTTTCTCAAGCCATAGGCTCCCTAGTCAAAAAGGTAGATGCCCTTTATATGATTACCGACAACATGGTAGCATCCTCGGTAGAATTAACATCTAAAACAGCTATAGAAAAGGAAATGATCACTGTATCTGCAGAAGAAACCCAAGTTCGAGGAGGACTTCTAGTCACCAATGGCCTTAGCTACTACGAATTAGGTAAACAAACTGCGCAAATGGCCAAGGAAATCCTAGTAGATAAAAAAGAGGTTTCCACCATACCCGTGGGATTAGCTCAAAAAACCATCACTACCTATAACGGAAAAACTCTAGAAGCATTAGGGTTAGATCCAGAAATCTCCCTATTTAAGAATGCTGTAAAAGTAGGAGAATAA
- a CDS encoding YdbC family protein: MADIKYEIQESLGVISQSGAGWTKELNLVSWNGREAKYDIRDWDPEHEKMRKGITLSKEELIELRNILNNMDI, encoded by the coding sequence ATGGCAGATATAAAATATGAGATACAAGAAAGCTTAGGGGTGATTTCCCAGTCCGGTGCAGGCTGGACTAAGGAATTAAATCTCGTTAGCTGGAACGGCAGAGAAGCCAAGTATGATATAAGAGATTGGGACCCAGAACATGAAAAAATGAGAAAGGGTATTACCCTGTCAAAAGAAGAGCTAATAGAACTAAGAAATATACTAAATAATATGGATATATAA
- a CDS encoding ABC transporter ATP-binding protein, which produces MLRISNLSKSFNTGTDNEITIFNHFNLEIEKNKCTAIIGANGCGKSTLMNMIGGSIPADQGRILLKDRDMTDLKEEKRATYIGRVYQDPSMGVSPSLTILENMSLADKKGEKFTLRRLIKRGKIQGYIEILRGLDLGLENKLNTKVKFLSGGQRQSLSLLMAAMKHPDLLLLDEHTAALDPKTSHVIMKKTKELIEKYHITTIMISHNMRDAIEYSDRIIMLDKGQIVLDKSSDKVTEKELIEIYRKNLALDGKIA; this is translated from the coding sequence ATGCTTAGAATTTCTAATTTATCTAAGAGCTTCAATACAGGTACGGATAATGAGATTACTATATTTAATCACTTCAACCTAGAAATAGAAAAAAATAAATGCACAGCCATAATTGGAGCCAATGGTTGTGGAAAAAGCACTCTTATGAATATGATTGGAGGCAGTATACCGGCAGACCAGGGGAGGATCCTGTTAAAGGATAGGGACATGACAGATTTAAAGGAGGAAAAACGGGCAACTTATATAGGCAGAGTCTATCAAGACCCTTCCATGGGAGTGTCTCCTTCTCTCACTATATTAGAAAATATGTCCTTAGCCGATAAAAAGGGAGAAAAATTCACCTTAAGGCGGCTAATAAAAAGAGGGAAGATACAGGGGTATATAGAAATCCTAAGGGGATTAGATTTAGGTCTAGAGAATAAATTAAACACAAAAGTAAAATTCCTCTCTGGTGGACAAAGACAATCCTTATCCCTACTGATGGCAGCCATGAAGCATCCGGATTTATTATTACTAGATGAACACACCGCAGCCCTAGATCCCAAAACTTCCCATGTCATCATGAAAAAGACAAAAGAACTTATTGAAAAGTATCACATAACAACCATAATGATCTCCCACAATATGAGAGATGCCATAGAATACTCTGACAGAATAATCATGTTGGATAAGGGGCAGATTGTTTTAGATAAATCCAGTGATAAAGTGACAGAAAAGGAATTAATTGAAATCTATAGAAAAAACCTAGCATTGGATGGAAAAATAGCCTAG
- a CDS encoding ABC transporter permease: protein MNALLETSLEQGLIFAVLAMGVVLTYKILDIADLSVEGTFPMGAFVFAKFISMGVDPIISTLMAFCFGTLAGLLTATLYIKLRIQPLLAGILTMTILYSTNLRINGKANIPLFSQGSLFDLGPALVVLAIIVCLIKIILDQFLKTETGYLLITTGDNESLVRSLGANSNKYKLIGLMVANGLVGLSGALMAQIQGFADITMGSSIIVVALASIIIGDSIRRSSNKIKNTTRAILGAIIYKIIGGLAIEIGLSPTDLKAISAIIVIIFITYNNFSVDYLGRKRNKGGKEYA, encoded by the coding sequence ATGAATGCATTGCTTGAAACATCTCTAGAGCAGGGACTTATCTTTGCAGTATTGGCCATGGGAGTAGTGCTCACCTATAAAATATTAGATATTGCAGACCTTTCGGTGGAGGGGACCTTCCCCATGGGGGCTTTTGTATTTGCTAAATTCATCTCCATGGGAGTAGATCCTATTATAAGTACCCTAATGGCATTTTGCTTTGGCACATTGGCGGGTCTGCTCACCGCAACCCTTTATATCAAACTAAGAATTCAACCCTTATTGGCAGGGATACTCACCATGACCATACTTTACTCGACCAATTTAAGGATAAATGGGAAGGCCAATATTCCTCTATTTAGCCAAGGTTCTCTCTTTGATCTGGGTCCTGCTTTAGTCGTATTAGCCATTATTGTATGCTTAATAAAAATAATACTGGACCAATTTTTAAAAACAGAAACCGGCTATTTACTGATAACCACAGGGGACAACGAATCCCTTGTACGTTCCCTAGGAGCCAATAGCAACAAATATAAATTAATTGGACTGATGGTTGCCAACGGATTGGTAGGGTTAAGTGGAGCCTTGATGGCACAAATTCAAGGTTTTGCAGATATCACTATGGGTAGCTCCATCATTGTCGTTGCCCTGGCCTCCATTATCATAGGAGACAGCATTAGAAGAAGTTCCAATAAAATAAAAAATACTACTCGGGCCATATTAGGAGCAATCATCTATAAAATTATCGGTGGATTAGCCATAGAGATAGGTTTATCACCCACAGATCTCAAAGCCATAAGTGCGATAATTGTCATTATATTCATTACCTATAATAATTTTTCTGTGGACTATTTAGGGCGAAAAAGGAATAAAGGAGGCAAAGAATATGCTTAG